A single Phragmites australis chromosome 4, lpPhrAust1.1, whole genome shotgun sequence DNA region contains:
- the LOC133915258 gene encoding protein LIFEGUARD 2-like, whose translation MGKQGKCSHDAEACYPPGPAGGGAMYPYMIESPQLRWAFIRKVYVIVSLQLLLTVAVAAAVNLVGPIRVFFRARTPAAIAAFVLIILSPLIVMIPMIYWRKRHPINLVLLALFTVCVSFAVGLGCLSAKGIVILEAAGITMVVVVGLTLYTFWAAKRGYDFEFLGPFLVAACLVLLLYSLVQILFPMGRTMTLVYGCVAALVFSGFIIYDTDNLIKRYTYDEYVAAAIELYLDIINLFQAILAILEAADG comes from the exons ATGGGCAAGCAGGGTAAATGCAGCCACGACGCCGAGGCGTGCTACCCTCCGGggcccgccggcggcggcgcgatgTATCCGTACATGATCGAGAGCCCGCAGCTGCGGTGGGCCTTCATCCGCAAGGTGTACGTCATCGTGtcgctgcagctgctgctgacGGTGGCCGTCGCCGCGGCGGTCAACCTCGTGGGCCCCATCAGGGTCTTCTTCCGCGCCCGCACCCCGGCCGCGATCGCCGCcttcgtcctcatcatcctctcccccctcatCG TGATGATCCCGATGATATATTGGCGGAAGCGGCACCCGATCAATCTCGTGCTCCTCGCGCTCTTCACCGTCTGCGTCAGCTTCGCCGTCGGGCTCGGCTGCCTATCCGCCAAAG GGATCGTGATCCTGGAGGCGGCGGGGATaacgatggtggtggtggtcgggCTGACCCTCTACACGTTCTGGGCAGCCAAGAGAGGCTACGACTTCGAGTTCCTCGGCCCCTTCCTCGTCGCCGCGTGCCTCGTCCTCCTGCTCTACTCGCTCGTCCAG ATTCTGTTCCCGATGGGCAGGACGATGACACTGGTGTACGGCTGCGTCGCCGCGCTGGTGTTCTCAGgcttcatcatctacgacacCGACAACCTCATCAAGCGCTACACCTACGACGAGTACGTCGCCGCGGCCATCGAGCTCTACCTCGACATCATCAACCTCTTCCAGGCGATCCTCGCCATTCTTGAAGCTGCCGATGGATAA